One window from the genome of Leucobacter aridicollis encodes:
- a CDS encoding AAA family ATPase, protein MLSYDANPVLAEAADVSRELARTRRVAAGGTSPRAALAADAQQALEGRLQALYDDPESREIIDRALTERAATLRAAVTAWRATLSARELRQQAAAVATDAAREGRSLIQAEALLVATLHGRADRIEADREVALQDRLTTEEARDGALAALAAIRIREARAQLRRGLLLTGQMRAIIAEATPALTRGEPLLLLGETGGAKTALAEYLSRIELGSEPELVSGYGDITSSQLIGSHELRSDGGATVSVFVPGPLLRAMTEGRPVILDEVNAMPAEFLKRLNRILQLRPGQSFAVQENNGEAVEIAHGFAILATANEQTPHRYRGIDRMSAELVNRFGANSYRVHYPDAGLEYTDAPRENALLAAAAIADETGNVPLPTDDLERVARAAFISQQVFAGAHGEGFGRFVSTEREIDGRPGLEESVLAPRTLVAIVQKVAGSAGQVTLDHALGRFVDGVMHAEDRQVLTLILRSQGFLVGARVHTS, encoded by the coding sequence ATGCTCTCGTACGACGCAAATCCAGTGCTCGCCGAGGCCGCAGACGTCAGCCGGGAGCTTGCGCGCACCCGCCGCGTCGCCGCCGGGGGAACGTCGCCACGCGCCGCGCTCGCCGCCGACGCGCAGCAGGCGCTGGAGGGGCGTCTCCAGGCACTCTACGACGACCCCGAGAGCAGGGAGATCATCGACCGCGCCCTGACTGAACGGGCGGCGACGCTGCGCGCCGCGGTGACCGCCTGGCGCGCGACCTTGTCGGCGCGCGAGCTGCGACAGCAGGCCGCCGCGGTCGCGACGGATGCCGCGCGCGAGGGGCGGTCGCTGATCCAGGCCGAGGCGCTGCTCGTCGCGACGCTTCACGGACGCGCAGACAGAATTGAGGCGGACCGCGAAGTCGCGCTGCAGGATCGTCTGACGACGGAAGAGGCTCGCGACGGGGCGCTCGCGGCGCTCGCCGCAATCCGCATCCGCGAAGCCCGGGCACAGTTGCGTCGCGGGCTGCTACTCACCGGTCAGATGCGCGCGATTATCGCCGAGGCGACGCCGGCCCTCACCCGCGGAGAGCCGCTGCTGCTGCTCGGAGAGACTGGCGGCGCAAAGACCGCGCTCGCCGAGTACCTCTCGCGCATCGAGCTCGGGAGCGAGCCGGAGCTCGTCTCCGGGTACGGCGACATCACAAGCTCGCAGCTCATCGGCAGCCACGAGCTGCGCTCAGACGGCGGAGCAACCGTGAGTGTCTTCGTGCCAGGCCCCCTGCTTCGCGCAATGACCGAGGGGCGGCCAGTTATCCTCGACGAGGTGAACGCGATGCCCGCCGAGTTTCTCAAGCGACTCAACCGCATCCTGCAGCTGCGACCGGGACAGTCGTTTGCCGTGCAGGAGAACAACGGCGAGGCTGTTGAGATCGCCCATGGATTCGCCATCCTCGCGACCGCCAATGAGCAGACGCCTCACCGGTACCGCGGCATCGATCGCATGAGCGCCGAGCTTGTCAACAGGTTCGGCGCGAACAGTTACCGGGTGCACTACCCCGACGCTGGCCTCGAGTACACGGACGCCCCGCGCGAGAATGCGCTCCTCGCGGCCGCCGCCATCGCCGACGAGACGGGGAACGTCCCGCTGCCAACCGACGATCTCGAGCGGGTCGCGCGCGCCGCGTTCATCAGCCAGCAGGTGTTTGCTGGTGCGCACGGGGAAGGCTTCGGTCGATTCGTGTCGACGGAGCGCGAGATCGATGGGCGGCCTGGCCTCGAAGAGTCCGTGCTCGCGCCACGCACGCTCGTCGCAATCGTGCAGAAGGTTGCCGGGAGCGCCGGGCAGGTCACCCTCGACCACGCGCTCGGCAGGTTCGTCGATGGTGTGATGCACGCGGAGGATCGTCAGGTGCTCACCCTCATCCTGCGATCTCAGGGATTCCTCGTGGGAGCCCGAGTTCACACGAGCTGA
- a CDS encoding acyl-CoA thioesterase — MHMLPRTLWHRWFVGPRGPRLDFSAVSRSDFRVWPTDLDILRHMNNGKYLSLMDVGRFDLMQRNGVLDLFAREAWYPVVVGQTISYRKSLNPWMKFTIESRILGVDEQAVYMEQRFVRPAPSGSAIAGEPEVYARAIVRARILRRAGGVVPIDEILARSGAEPDALHVPAEYLTWGETTKLPSTRVDAPSTWGEGSHSSRQ; from the coding sequence ATGCATATGCTTCCTCGTACGCTCTGGCACAGGTGGTTCGTGGGCCCGCGAGGGCCGCGCCTCGATTTCAGCGCTGTCTCGCGTTCCGACTTTCGAGTGTGGCCGACAGACCTCGACATCCTGCGGCACATGAATAACGGCAAGTACCTCTCACTCATGGACGTTGGCCGCTTCGACCTCATGCAGCGAAACGGCGTGCTCGACCTCTTCGCTCGCGAGGCCTGGTATCCGGTCGTCGTTGGCCAGACAATTTCGTACCGCAAGTCGCTGAACCCTTGGATGAAGTTCACCATCGAGTCACGCATTCTGGGTGTCGACGAGCAGGCTGTCTACATGGAGCAGCGTTTTGTGCGCCCCGCGCCGAGCGGGAGCGCGATCGCAGGCGAACCCGAGGTGTATGCTCGGGCGATCGTACGTGCCCGGATCCTTCGCCGCGCGGGCGGCGTCGTGCCAATCGACGAAATTCTTGCGAGGTCGGGCGCTGAGCCTGACGCGCTGCACGTCCCTGCTGAGTATCTCACCTGGGGCGAGACGACCAAGCTGCCGTCGACGCGAGTCGACGCCCCGAGTACGTGGGGTGAAGGTTCCCACTCGTCGAGGCAATAG
- a CDS encoding hydantoinase/oxoprolinase family protein produces MHIGIDVGGTNTDAVLMNGSETLVGIKHSTTPDVTAGIIQAIQGLRDKHSFAGADITAVMIGTTHFINALVQAKRLAPTAALRLGLPATQALPPLVDWPAELKDAIEARSYLAHGGYEFDGRPISPLDPEELRAHAADMREHGIRSVAISSVFSPVNHDLEVEAARIVSEVLGNDVAVSLSHEIGRIGLLERENATVINAALRELASEIVDGLTAAVRAEGIEAPIFLSQNDGTLMDEDYVRRYPVATFASGPTNSMRGAALTSGLETCAVIDVGGTTADVGLLINGFPRETANEVKVAGVRTNFRMPDVLSLGIGGGSIVDTETAEVGPESVGYRLSTDALVFGGDVLTATDIAVAAGRANIGDASKVAHLDPAFVQRVLDRIAERVAEAVDRMRTSPEPIPVVAVGGGSVLLPDVLPIFGEVSKPENYAVANAIGASIAQVGGEIDKVYSIAPGEREQTIAEVRAEAIEKAVAAGAKPDTVAIIDFDEVPIPYLPGNATRIRVKAVGDLSMEG; encoded by the coding sequence ATGCATATCGGGATCGACGTCGGCGGCACCAACACCGACGCAGTGCTCATGAACGGCAGCGAGACGCTCGTCGGCATCAAGCACTCCACCACCCCTGACGTGACGGCGGGCATCATCCAGGCCATCCAGGGGCTCCGCGACAAGCACAGCTTCGCGGGGGCCGATATCACGGCAGTGATGATCGGCACCACGCACTTCATCAACGCCCTCGTGCAGGCCAAGCGCCTCGCCCCCACCGCGGCTCTCCGCCTCGGCCTGCCTGCGACCCAGGCGCTGCCGCCGCTCGTCGATTGGCCAGCGGAACTCAAGGACGCCATCGAGGCTCGCAGCTACCTCGCACACGGCGGCTACGAGTTCGACGGCCGCCCCATCAGCCCGCTCGACCCCGAGGAACTCCGTGCGCACGCCGCTGATATGCGGGAGCACGGGATCCGCTCGGTCGCGATCTCGTCGGTGTTCAGCCCCGTCAACCACGACCTTGAGGTAGAGGCCGCGCGCATCGTTTCCGAGGTGCTCGGAAACGACGTCGCAGTATCGCTGTCGCACGAGATCGGCCGCATCGGACTACTCGAACGCGAGAACGCAACGGTCATCAACGCCGCGCTCCGCGAGCTCGCGTCCGAGATCGTCGACGGCCTGACCGCCGCGGTCCGCGCCGAGGGTATTGAAGCGCCGATCTTCTTGAGCCAGAACGACGGCACACTGATGGACGAGGACTACGTGCGCCGCTACCCCGTCGCGACCTTCGCGTCTGGCCCAACAAACTCGATGCGTGGCGCTGCGCTCACGAGCGGGCTTGAGACCTGCGCGGTCATCGACGTCGGTGGCACCACAGCCGACGTTGGGCTGCTCATCAACGGGTTCCCGCGCGAGACCGCGAATGAGGTAAAGGTGGCCGGCGTGCGCACGAACTTCCGGATGCCTGACGTGCTCTCGCTCGGCATTGGTGGCGGCAGCATCGTCGACACGGAGACCGCCGAGGTCGGGCCGGAGTCCGTTGGTTACCGACTCTCCACCGATGCGCTGGTCTTCGGCGGCGACGTGCTCACGGCGACAGACATCGCGGTCGCGGCGGGCCGCGCGAACATTGGCGACGCGTCGAAGGTCGCGCACCTCGATCCCGCATTCGTGCAGCGCGTGCTCGACAGGATTGCGGAGCGCGTCGCGGAGGCCGTCGATCGGATGCGCACGTCGCCCGAGCCGATCCCGGTCGTCGCTGTCGGCGGCGGTTCCGTGCTGCTGCCCGACGTGCTCCCGATCTTCGGCGAGGTCTCCAAGCCTGAGAACTACGCCGTCGCGAACGCGATCGGCGCCTCGATTGCGCAGGTCGGCGGCGAGATCGACAAGGTGTATTCGATCGCGCCGGGCGAGCGCGAACAGACTATCGCCGAGGTGCGCGCCGAGGCCATCGAGAAGGCGGTCGCGGCGGGCGCGAAGCCCGACACAGTCGCCATCATCGACTTCGATGAGGTGCCTATTCCGTACCTGCCAGGCAACGCCACGCGCATCCGCGTGAAGGCTGTCGGCGACCTGAGCATGGAGGGCTAA
- the efp gene encoding elongation factor P — protein MATSNDIKNGTVIKEAGQLWSVLEFQHVKPGKGGAFVRTKQKNVVSGKIIDKTYNAGTKIETATVDRRDFQYLYQDGADFVFMDMSDYDQITVPAVVVGDAHKFMLENQQVQIGLHEGEPLYLELPASVVLEVTYTEPGLQGDRSTGGTKPATVETGAEIQVPLFLEAGTKVKIDTRSGDYLGRVND, from the coding sequence ATGGCAACCTCGAACGACATTAAGAACGGCACCGTTATCAAGGAGGCGGGCCAGCTCTGGAGCGTCCTCGAGTTCCAGCACGTCAAGCCAGGTAAGGGCGGCGCGTTCGTCCGCACCAAGCAGAAGAACGTCGTCTCGGGCAAGATCATCGACAAGACTTACAACGCTGGAACGAAGATCGAGACGGCAACCGTCGATCGCCGCGACTTCCAGTACCTCTACCAGGACGGTGCTGACTTCGTCTTCATGGACATGTCTGACTACGATCAGATCACGGTTCCCGCGGTCGTCGTCGGAGACGCTCACAAGTTCATGCTTGAGAACCAGCAGGTCCAGATCGGCCTCCATGAGGGTGAGCCGCTCTACCTTGAGCTTCCCGCCTCGGTCGTGCTTGAAGTGACCTACACCGAACCCGGCCTTCAGGGCGACCGCTCGACAGGCGGCACGAAGCCCGCGACTGTTGAGACCGGCGCTGAGATCCAGGTGCCGCTCTTCCTTGAGGCCGGCACCAAGGTGAAGATCGACACCCGCTCGGGTGACTACCTCGGCCGCGTCAACGACTAG
- a CDS encoding VanZ family protein, whose product MEARIWPGLIAILFGSLFLIVIIVPLIAANYRRFGRLSPGRIFIWGAFTVYACALLTYTMLPLPEPGSYECVAPRFTPGDSVADIADYDTSSARALVTNPAVLQIAFNVLLFMPLGFFTRLLWGRGVLATALIGLGISLFIETSQLTGLWGIYDCAYRLFDVDDIIVNTTGGLLGALLAAMLRLRPVTPRGELGPRPVTFGRRFLGMLGDLVSVGFISVVAEISRNLVQISVLGQDPAVVAENPSPAFGWVAALAIQLALVLLTGRTIGDFIVNVRYKPGAVPAALARPLRFIGGIGGYQLLNAPALTDAGFGWAPGLFTLTVFVWAIATPDRSGLAGNISGQRVVDAFRAAPEA is encoded by the coding sequence ATGGAAGCACGGATCTGGCCTGGACTCATCGCCATTCTCTTTGGCAGCCTGTTTCTCATCGTCATCATCGTGCCGTTGATCGCCGCGAACTACCGCAGGTTCGGCCGGCTCTCCCCCGGCCGAATCTTCATCTGGGGTGCGTTTACTGTCTACGCGTGCGCTCTGCTGACGTACACCATGCTGCCGCTGCCTGAACCTGGCAGCTACGAATGCGTCGCTCCAAGGTTTACCCCGGGAGACTCCGTCGCCGACATTGCCGACTACGACACATCGTCGGCGCGTGCGCTCGTCACGAACCCCGCGGTGCTGCAGATCGCCTTCAACGTCCTGCTATTCATGCCGCTCGGGTTCTTCACCCGCCTCCTTTGGGGGCGCGGTGTGCTCGCGACGGCGCTCATCGGTCTCGGGATCTCGCTCTTCATCGAGACCTCTCAGCTCACCGGCCTCTGGGGCATCTATGACTGCGCCTACCGCCTCTTCGACGTCGATGACATTATCGTGAACACTACGGGCGGGCTCCTCGGCGCTCTTCTCGCAGCCATGCTCAGGCTGCGGCCGGTGACCCCGCGTGGTGAGCTCGGACCGCGCCCGGTCACGTTCGGGCGCCGCTTCCTCGGGATGCTTGGCGACCTGGTCTCCGTCGGGTTCATCAGCGTCGTCGCTGAGATCTCGCGAAACCTCGTGCAGATCAGCGTGCTCGGCCAGGACCCGGCGGTCGTGGCCGAAAACCCGTCGCCTGCGTTTGGCTGGGTAGCGGCGCTCGCGATCCAGCTCGCGCTCGTCCTACTGACGGGCCGCACGATTGGCGACTTCATTGTCAACGTGAGGTACAAACCTGGCGCCGTCCCCGCGGCGCTCGCCCGGCCGCTCCGCTTCATCGGCGGCATCGGCGGCTACCAGCTGCTGAATGCACCGGCCCTGACCGACGCCGGTTTCGGGTGGGCGCCGGGGCTATTCACGCTCACCGTGTTTGTGTGGGCGATCGCAACGCCCGACCGCTCCGGCCTTGCGGGCAACATCTCGGGCCAGCGTGTCGTTGATGCGTTCAGGGCGGCCCCGGAAGCGTAG
- a CDS encoding purine-cytosine permease family protein: MASSTHGDDFALTRVPQSSRKHWFGIAVQRFGQVSALSQFLLGATLGYAMTFGDAVLAFLLGSLILEVVIVFVGLIGQREGLNTSLLAKWTGFGEVGASLVGLAIGISLIGWFGIQSAISAQSLDNLMPGIFPVWVWSLLFGLAVTAIVAFGFKGMQLLANVTVPLFLILVGWSVISELSRHDIGELMTGPPPGPAMSVWAGTGIVAGGLIVGAIISADMTRFNRTGPDVVKQTVVGVTLGEFVIGLSGVLLAHATASGDIVAIITSSVGFVGLLIVITGTLKINDWNLYSSTLGLVNFISTAFGKNLNRVTTTVVLGVVGSVLAAAGILGQLTGFLTLLSVAFPPIAGIMVAEYFIVKIWRPELEASRAEGRLPATAPRLVPATIIIWLVSSVAGYFITWGIPAVFSLLISMVLYIIAGKLGWVRPVGTVQTREPEAAAGTASTAGTA; this comes from the coding sequence ATGGCAAGCAGCACGCACGGCGACGATTTCGCGCTCACGAGAGTGCCCCAGTCCTCACGCAAGCACTGGTTCGGGATCGCAGTGCAGCGATTCGGTCAAGTGTCTGCACTCTCCCAATTCCTGCTCGGCGCGACCCTCGGCTACGCGATGACGTTCGGCGACGCCGTGCTCGCGTTTCTACTGGGTTCGCTGATCCTCGAGGTCGTCATCGTCTTCGTCGGGCTCATCGGCCAGCGCGAGGGCCTGAACACCTCGCTGCTCGCGAAGTGGACAGGCTTCGGCGAGGTCGGAGCCTCCCTCGTCGGGCTCGCGATCGGCATCAGCCTCATCGGCTGGTTCGGCATTCAGTCCGCCATCTCCGCCCAGTCGCTCGACAACCTCATGCCCGGCATCTTCCCTGTGTGGGTCTGGAGCCTCCTCTTCGGGCTCGCTGTCACGGCGATCGTCGCGTTTGGCTTCAAGGGAATGCAGCTGCTCGCGAATGTCACGGTTCCGTTGTTTCTCATCCTTGTCGGCTGGTCAGTCATCAGCGAGCTCTCCCGGCACGACATCGGCGAGCTCATGACCGGGCCGCCGCCCGGGCCAGCGATGAGCGTGTGGGCCGGCACTGGCATCGTCGCCGGCGGACTCATCGTCGGCGCGATCATCTCTGCAGACATGACGCGGTTCAACCGCACCGGGCCGGACGTCGTGAAGCAGACAGTCGTCGGCGTGACCCTCGGCGAGTTCGTCATCGGGCTCTCGGGCGTGCTGCTCGCACACGCCACCGCGAGCGGCGATATCGTCGCCATCATCACCTCCTCGGTCGGTTTCGTTGGACTGCTCATCGTCATCACCGGGACGCTGAAGATCAACGACTGGAACCTCTACTCGTCGACGCTCGGCCTCGTGAACTTCATCTCGACGGCGTTCGGCAAGAACCTCAACCGAGTCACTACGACGGTCGTGCTCGGCGTCGTCGGTTCGGTCCTGGCCGCCGCTGGCATTCTCGGCCAGCTCACCGGGTTCCTCACCCTGCTCTCCGTCGCGTTCCCGCCGATCGCCGGCATCATGGTCGCCGAGTACTTCATCGTGAAGATCTGGCGCCCCGAGCTCGAGGCCTCCCGCGCCGAGGGCCGCCTCCCGGCCACGGCACCGCGGCTCGTCCCCGCGACGATCATCATTTGGCTCGTCTCCTCGGTCGCGGGCTACTTCATCACCTGGGGTATCCCCGCGGTGTTCTCCCTGCTCATCTCGATGGTGCTCTACATCATCGCCGGAAAGCTCGGGTGGGTGCGCCCGGTCGGCACCGTGCAGACCCGCGAGCCTGAGGCTGCTGCTGGCACAGCGAGCACAGCCGGCACCGCCTAG
- a CDS encoding vWA domain-containing protein — MEHVRGEAVTRGALAAASAVLGIPVVVHDGDAWSVRDGVAHVGLGWATVSGDPDDVVARALLLLWESVREVRVAPSRRSRRLALGGARPELEPLLAALDRLLAAAELLAALPNLRMPVVRAIVAAGWANPAELPRHLQWVSLVLDTAAARWASGGAGTAPYHDSLAPEVQRELAALDGAAGMTSGALLLALSPDPRRSPIERFERAYGLFAPAYLRLLALDIVGRAPQDGRAGGESADQDPGADAFDSSLAAAAEQTDDGAGDDAAGDETDGDDGAGGETDGDEAPGGTATSDDDTEQARAGDRKDGAEGADLFAAEQAGFVETVLSTPLPASGSWVEGMELPELARPDDADRDTSHDADYDRPDRATELGTPGGGGGAAALSSYRDRVTQHARSIERVRDVWRQIVSERVHLERAFSRTPEPEGDLLDRESLVRAVADAAAGVERPRAFLRRERRPRRSRREGSTDYVLLIDRSASMQGPAASAAATAALIMLEALAGVERDIAAEEGALGIDLELSLRTALIVFDSTPLTVKPLAGALDDAARVALDSAIHAPQGSTNDAAALRAAATEFGLGGWLGSRQSSGPSGRPGSDAVSRRRIAILVSDGGTNDATAAARELARLRALGVTVFGIGINTDDLAARFAPDGMRLDAAEELPVVLERLVTEAGLGR, encoded by the coding sequence ATGGAGCATGTGCGGGGCGAGGCTGTGACGCGCGGCGCGCTCGCGGCTGCCTCAGCCGTCCTCGGCATCCCTGTCGTCGTGCACGACGGCGATGCCTGGAGCGTGCGGGATGGAGTCGCGCACGTCGGGCTGGGCTGGGCCACCGTGTCGGGCGACCCCGACGACGTGGTCGCTCGCGCGCTGCTGCTGCTCTGGGAATCAGTGCGCGAAGTGCGGGTCGCGCCGTCGCGCCGCAGCCGGCGGCTCGCGCTCGGCGGCGCGCGGCCCGAGCTTGAACCGCTGCTCGCGGCGCTCGATCGGCTCCTCGCGGCGGCGGAGCTGCTCGCCGCGCTCCCGAACCTGCGAATGCCCGTGGTGCGGGCGATTGTCGCCGCGGGCTGGGCGAATCCAGCCGAGCTGCCGCGGCATCTCCAATGGGTGTCGCTCGTCCTGGACACCGCCGCCGCGCGCTGGGCGAGCGGGGGAGCCGGGACCGCGCCCTACCACGACTCTCTCGCCCCCGAGGTGCAGCGGGAGCTTGCGGCCCTCGACGGGGCGGCGGGCATGACCTCGGGCGCGCTGCTTCTCGCGCTCTCGCCGGACCCCCGACGCTCGCCGATCGAACGGTTCGAGCGCGCGTACGGCCTGTTCGCTCCGGCGTATCTTCGGCTGCTCGCCCTAGACATTGTCGGGCGCGCGCCGCAGGACGGTCGGGCTGGCGGCGAGTCCGCGGATCAGGATCCCGGCGCCGACGCGTTCGACAGTTCCCTAGCTGCTGCTGCTGAACAGACCGACGACGGTGCAGGAGACGACGCTGCAGGTGACGAGACCGACGGCGACGACGGTGCCGGTGGCGAGACCGATGGCGACGAGGCGCCCGGCGGCACCGCGACGAGCGATGACGACACCGAGCAGGCGCGCGCCGGCGACCGCAAGGACGGCGCCGAGGGTGCCGATCTGTTCGCCGCGGAGCAGGCGGGCTTTGTAGAGACAGTGCTATCGACGCCGCTCCCGGCATCGGGATCCTGGGTCGAAGGAATGGAGCTCCCCGAACTCGCACGCCCAGACGACGCCGACCGCGACACCAGCCACGATGCCGACTACGACCGGCCCGACCGCGCGACAGAACTCGGCACCCCGGGCGGTGGCGGCGGTGCGGCGGCGCTGTCGAGCTATCGGGACAGGGTGACGCAGCACGCCCGCAGCATTGAGCGCGTGCGCGACGTGTGGCGGCAGATTGTCTCCGAGCGGGTGCACCTCGAGCGCGCGTTCTCCCGCACGCCCGAGCCCGAGGGCGACCTACTCGATCGCGAATCGCTCGTACGGGCCGTCGCCGATGCGGCAGCCGGAGTTGAGCGGCCGCGCGCGTTTCTCCGACGCGAGCGACGCCCAAGGCGCAGCCGGCGGGAGGGCAGCACCGACTACGTGCTGCTGATCGACCGTTCGGCGTCAATGCAGGGCCCCGCTGCCTCGGCAGCCGCGACCGCGGCGCTCATCATGCTTGAAGCGCTCGCGGGTGTCGAACGCGACATCGCTGCCGAGGAAGGCGCGCTCGGCATCGATCTCGAGCTGAGCCTGCGCACGGCGCTCATCGTGTTCGACTCCACGCCTCTCACGGTGAAGCCGCTTGCAGGCGCGCTCGACGACGCCGCACGCGTCGCGCTGGACTCGGCCATCCACGCTCCGCAGGGCTCCACGAACGACGCCGCGGCGCTCAGGGCGGCAGCCACAGAGTTCGGGCTTGGGGGCTGGCTCGGTAGCAGGCAGAGCAGCGGGCCGAGCGGCAGGCCCGGTAGCGACGCGGTCTCGCGCCGACGCATCGCGATCCTCGTCAGCGATGGCGGCACGAACGACGCGACGGCGGCAGCCCGCGAGCTCGCGCGACTCAGAGCGCTCGGGGTGACGGTGTTCGGGATCGGGATCAACACCGACGATCTCGCCGCACGCTTCGCGCCTGACGGAATGCGGCTCGACGCGGCGGAGGAGCTCCCTGTCGTGCTCGAGCGCCTGGTCACTGAGGCTGGACTCGGGCGCTAG
- a CDS encoding DUF917 domain-containing protein yields the protein MSWKISVDDIDDLARGSAVLGTGGGGDPYIGGLLAKEALRRHGDVTVVTLDELPDDAVVACVSMLGAPTVMVEKLPSLDEVMRPVTELSEHYGRPITHIMCIEVGGVNSTIPIAAAAATGLPVLDADGMGRAFPELQMVLPTLYGVTSSPLAYSDEKGNVGVLRTVDNAWGERIIRVAAVEMGCSIMLSGFHMSGATAKKALVADSLSLCVNVGKGIVDARAEKVDAVERATDILGGRVLYGGKVTDVERATTAGFARGRATIEEDGRTLTLLFQNEHLIAELDGEVLATTPDLIMVLDHETGEPVTTEGLRYGQRVRVIAAPADERWHSPAAIEMVGPRYFGYDLEPHRFDGSVRPGSPIADAAPDASQSAGATA from the coding sequence GTGAGCTGGAAGATTTCAGTCGACGACATCGACGACCTCGCGCGCGGATCCGCCGTGCTCGGCACCGGCGGGGGCGGCGACCCGTACATTGGCGGCCTGCTCGCAAAGGAGGCCCTGCGGCGGCACGGCGACGTCACCGTCGTCACGCTCGACGAGCTTCCCGACGACGCGGTCGTCGCCTGCGTCTCGATGCTCGGCGCGCCGACCGTCATGGTTGAGAAGCTTCCGAGTCTCGACGAGGTCATGCGACCGGTAACAGAACTCAGCGAGCACTATGGCCGGCCGATCACGCACATCATGTGCATCGAGGTCGGTGGCGTGAACTCGACGATCCCGATCGCAGCGGCCGCCGCGACGGGCCTGCCGGTGCTGGACGCTGACGGCATGGGCCGCGCCTTCCCCGAGCTGCAGATGGTACTCCCGACGCTGTATGGCGTCACATCATCGCCGCTCGCGTACTCCGACGAGAAGGGCAACGTCGGCGTGCTCCGCACCGTCGACAACGCGTGGGGTGAACGGATCATCCGCGTCGCGGCCGTCGAGATGGGCTGCTCCATCATGCTGTCGGGCTTCCACATGTCGGGCGCGACCGCGAAGAAGGCACTCGTCGCCGACTCTCTCTCGCTCTGCGTGAACGTTGGCAAGGGCATCGTCGACGCACGTGCGGAGAAGGTCGACGCCGTCGAGCGGGCGACCGATATCCTTGGGGGCCGCGTGCTCTACGGCGGCAAGGTCACCGATGTCGAACGCGCGACCACCGCGGGCTTTGCTCGCGGCCGCGCGACGATCGAGGAGGATGGACGCACCCTCACCCTCCTCTTCCAGAACGAACACCTCATCGCGGAACTCGACGGCGAGGTGCTCGCTACAACCCCCGACCTCATCATGGTGCTCGACCACGAGACGGGCGAGCCCGTCACCACGGAGGGCCTCCGCTACGGCCAGCGCGTGCGCGTCATCGCTGCGCCCGCCGACGAGCGTTGGCACTCACCGGCGGCGATCGAGATGGTCGGCCCGCGGTACTTCGGCTACGACCTCGAGCCGCACCGCTTCGACGGCTCGGTGCGCCCGGGCAGCCCGATCGCCGACGCGGCGCCCGACGCGTCCCAGTCTGCTGGAGCGACGGCGTGA
- a CDS encoding VOC family protein has protein sequence MALHWKLIIDSVEPHPLADFWAAALEYVVEDPGALVSELVRNGDLPESETIVHAGTPRFAGLAAVRHPDDPFDPVTGAGHGRRILFQAVPEQKSGKNRLHIDVHDTERTLEELAHRLELLGATRVERIDQGPAGVWWIMRDPEGNEFCAVGA, from the coding sequence ATGGCACTGCACTGGAAACTCATCATTGATTCTGTCGAGCCACATCCGCTCGCTGATTTTTGGGCGGCCGCGCTCGAGTACGTTGTCGAGGATCCTGGCGCGCTCGTCTCCGAACTCGTGCGGAACGGTGACCTTCCCGAGTCGGAGACCATCGTGCATGCCGGGACACCGAGATTCGCGGGCCTCGCTGCCGTTCGCCACCCCGACGACCCATTTGATCCTGTAACTGGCGCCGGTCACGGCCGGCGCATCCTCTTCCAGGCTGTCCCCGAACAGAAGTCAGGAAAGAATCGCCTTCACATTGACGTCCATGACACAGAACGCACGCTCGAGGAACTCGCGCACAGGCTCGAGCTGCTGGGCGCCACGCGCGTCGAGCGCATAGACCAGGGCCCCGCGGGCGTCTGGTGGATCATGCGCGATCCTGAAGGCAACGAGTTCTGCGCGGTTGGCGCGTAG